The genomic stretch CAGAGGTTTCAAGTGCTAGAGTCGGCTAATAGACGTCTAGAGGCACAACCGAACATGATTTGGGTCAACGAACAGATTGATCCGTCAGGGATCATTTACTCGTGCATTGCCTGCAGCGACGAAGCCCAGGCGCAGGACTGCTACCAGTCGTTTTTGGACAACCTGTCTGAGGAGCAACGAGCCGCTGGCTGGGTCGCCCAAATACGCACCGTTGAGTCGTGGGATGAGGTGCCTGTCAACGCACTAAAGCTGAGCTATTGAGGTCAAATAGCCAGGGTGCGAGTAGCCAGGCAAGACAGAGACTAGTGACTAGATTGCCGCCAGCGCCAGCGCTGATCGAGTAGCGTGCGACTCAGCACTCGCACGGGATCTTGCGATTCACCGGAGAAGAGGGCAAAGTCTATGGGTCCCCAGGTTTGCTCTGCCTCTTCTGCCAAGGCCAGTAAACAGGGGTCGTCGAGGGCGATGCGATGGTCAAACCGCAGGGTGAGTAGGGGCAAGCCCCCATGCCCGGCGCCAGTAATAACCCCCCAGTCATACTGGTCTAACAGCGCCTGGAGCGACGCGCTGGCGGCGCAGCGAAATTGCTCAAGCTGCTGTTGCTTTTGTCTAAGTTCTTGCAGGAGTTGGTGATTGGTCAACTTCGAGCCCCTTCACTGGCAGCAGTGATATAAACACTCTTACTTGAGTGTAAGGGGCGGTTTAGCCTCTAGAGTTGAAGACTTTCTATTGCTCTTTCACGCCATTCTTCTGATAGCCCTATGCCCAGTATGGATTACATCAAACTCGACCAGTTCTTGAAGCAAATGCAGGTGGTTTCTACGGGGGGACAGGCCAAGCTGATGATTCAAGACGGCGAGGTGAGCGTCAATGGTGAGGTCGAAACCCGGCGGGGGCGCAAGCTGATAACCGGCGATCGCGTCTCTCTAGACGGGCAGACCTGGGTTGTCGATCTGGCGGCTCTTGAGTAGACAGCTTCACACTAGAAGACGTTACTGAGCAAGCGGGCCAGCGACAAGGGTTGCCCTGCAAAGTTTATCGATGTGTTAAGCAATCTCGAATCTTACCCAGGGAATGCTGATCTAGCCTTAGAGCTATAGAAGATGAGACCAGTACAAAACCTTTTACTGAGATTTTGAGCGCTATGGGGTTAAGCGATATTTTAAGTGACAAGGCTGTGAAGGCCCAGGTGGTGGCTGACTGTGCCTCCCTTATCGATAACCAGGTGGCCTCTAAGGGTGGTTTTGGGGGCATGGCCCTGAAAACCACCTACGGAGTCGTCAAGGGGATGAACTCAGGCTACATTCCTGGGGCCATTGGGCGGATGTTGCCCGAGGTGGTGGCCTCCCTAGAACCTATGTGGACCGAGGGCGAGCAGGCGGGTGATCCAGTGGCCTACCTGACTCAGAACCAGGTGCGAGCTGCCGATGTCATTTTGGGAGTGACCGATCGCCGCATTGCCAAGACCGACAATGGGGTGGTGCGATCGTCGTATACCAAGCTGCGCAAGTCGGTGAAAGGCGACGTGGAGAGCGCTGTACCAGAGCTAGCCAAGATTTTTGGCCGCTACAGCGTGGTTGTCTCCTAGGCACTGGAAGACGGACTGCTTAGCCGATGGTTTGGTAGAGCTGATCCCAGTAGGGTTCGGCGAATTTGACTAGCCAGTCTTTGATGTGGTAGGTGGCCCGGCAGTCGTCTTCGTTGTAGCGCAGGATCGCATCCAAGTAGGTGCGATCGCCAGTTTCGGTCCAGGCGTTGTACCAGCAAATTGACTGAGCTCCGTTGGCTCCCTCGTCGCGCCAGTCAAAGCCCATCCAGCGGGCAATGTGCTTGAGGGCATAGCTCTCGATGGGCAGAGTGACGCCATCGGTGATGCACTTGTGAATGTCAAAGAAGCGATCGAGCAGCGTCTCAATGCGACGGTGGGGAGTGCCGTAGAGCTGCCCCAGCTTGCGAACTGCCTGGGCCTCGTAAGGACAGAAGTGGTAGATCGGCGCGTAGGGATAGGTGTGCACCAAATCGAGAAAATCGTTCCAGGCGCGGCGCTCCTGATGCTGGTTTTCGGCTAGCAGGGCGTGGAAGTTAGTGTCGCCCGTACGGTGGTTAACCACCAGTACTCCGTGGAGATAGATCAGGTTCTGATCGGGGGCGGCCTCGATATCGAAGTACAGCTCGACTTCGCCCTCGGGTAAATCTTCGGGCCACAGCGGGAACCCATGGGGAGCGTGGGGGGCGCTGCGCGGAATAGCGCGGTTGTCGATCAGGGCCTGGGCCTGGTGAACTAACTTTTCGGCCACTTGTTCACCAAAGCCAGGCAGGGGAGCAAGGTGGGCAGGACTGGCCAGGGCCAGGGCGGCAACGGTGGTGAGGTGATGCTGCTTCAGCAATTCGTAGCGGGCAGGGGTGACCCCCGGCAGCAGCGATAGATGGCGGGTTGCTCTGGCCTCGGTGTAGCAATGGTTGAACCAGTGGCAGAGATCGCAGCGGCTGTGGGAAATAAACAGCTCAGGCGTAGCTGTACTGCGCAGATCCCTAAGGCAATCGTTGAGCACCATTTGCAGCTTAGGTACCAGCCGCGCCAGGTCGATGTGGTAGGTTTGCCCACCGCGCAGGGATAGGCAACTGGTGTCAGGCCACACCCCCTGCACCCGCGAGAGCACGTAGGCATGGTAAGCCGCGACCACCTGATAGTCGAGCTTTGGCTTTTTGCCCAACTTGATATCTACAGGCACATAGACCCAATCGCCCCAGCACGACCAGCCGGGCCGCTTGATCAGCAGGTCGGGCTGGCTCACCAACTGCACCCCATCCATGGCCGAGGGAGCCGCCAATACCCCCTGGCGAATGGCCTCAACGCCCTCGGCCATCAAATCTAAAGTGGCTTTTGCCCCAGCAGCCCAGTCGCCCGATGGAAACTCGGGTCGGTAGAGGGGATAGTAATCTTCAAGCACTCGCTCACGGTGAGAGAAGCTGTCTTGGCGCAGCTTGAGCAGGTAGTCAGAGGGGAAGGTTTGCTGAGTGCGATCGCCATACAGATCTAAAAAGGCCCGCCGACTACAGCGCTGGTAATGAAACAGCACATCGTCGGTGAGCCATTGAATCAAGGGTTTAGGCGTTGTCGTCTCAGCGGGAAGGCTCAGGGGGCTTTGCGAGCCACCCCCTGAACTTGAACGCGGTGGCAAGGGGTGGCTAACAGACAAAGCGAGTTATAGGGCAGGTGTTAGAGAACAAAGAAAGGGGCTGCTGTTGCGGATGCACCAAAGCTGCAGCAGAACCGCTTAGAGTGCCGACGGGCATGGCCACGCCGCAGTGCTGCGACAGCCATTGCTGAGTATCATCGCTCCACTGCTGCCAATCACTTCCCATAGCTGACCACTGGGTTGGGCTCAATCCCACGGTTTCTTATTCTAAGCATGTTATACCCTACAGCGGCTTCCGGGGAAGCGGGGCACGGTTTAGGTCGTTTGAGAATGGACTGAGGCTGCCCCCAGGGTTGGGCTGGGTGGTATAGGGTTGAAAAGATGCCTTTAATCCCCTAACCGTGATGGATTCTTCTGCCGCTGTGCTCGATCGCCTCGCTCTCCACCGCCAGCAGTTCCCGGCCCTGAGGGGTAAGCAGTACTTCAACTATGGTGGGCAGGGGCCGATGGCTCAAGCTACCCTAGACGCTATTTTTCAGGCCCACCAGCGGATCCAGGAAATGGGGCCATTCTCGGGGGCAACCAACCAGTGGATCATGGCCGAGGCAGCCCAAACCCGGGCGGCGATCGCCGCTGAACTGGGCACCACTGCCGACACCATCACCCTTACCGAAGATGTCACCGTCGGCTGCAACATTCCCCTCTGGGGCATCGCCTGGAATACTGGGGATCACATGTTGCTGTCAGACTGCGAGCACCCCGGCGTGATCGCCGCCGTGCAGGAAATTTGCCGTCGCTTCGGTGTCACCTACAGCCTCTGCCCCCTACTCGAAACCGTGAATGGCGGTGACCCAGCCGCAGTCGTGGCTGATCACCTGCAACCCAACACTCGGCTGCTGGTAATTAGCCATATTTTGTGGAATACCGGCCAGGTCTTGCCCCTGGAGCGCATCGTTGAAGTCTGCCGCGATTGCCCCAACCCGGTGCTAGTGCTAGTGGATGCGGCCCAGTCCGTCGGTGCTCTGCCGCTGGATCTGCCCGCTTTTGGGGTCGATTTTTACGCCTTTACCGGTCACAAGTGGTGGTGCGGCCCCGCCGGCCTAGGCGGGCTCTACGTGCGCCCCGAGGCGATGGCGCAGATTGCTCCCACATTTATTGGCTGGCGCGGCATTACTACCGATGCTGCCGCCAACCCCACCGGCTGGAAGCCCAACGGGCAGCGCTACGAGGTGGCGACCTCAAACTATCCGCTGCTGGCGGGGGTAAGGGCGGCGATCGCCCATCAGGCCGAGTGGGGCACCGCAGCCCAACGCTACCAACGTCTGGTGGAACTCAGCCAGCGGCTGTGGTTGCAGCTGCAAGAGCTGCCCTACCTTCGCCCGGTGCGGCAAACCCCACCGGATTCTGGCCTAGTTTCCTTTTGGATTTTAGAAAATGGCGAACCTTCCCCAGCCTGGCACAAGCGATTGGTGGATGAGCTGGAGGGCCAGAATATTTTTCTCCGCACCCTGCAAGCGCCCAACTGCGTCCGCGCCTGCACCCACTACCTCACGCTGGAGTCAGAAATAGATGGTTTAGTAGCTGCTATTAAGAGCATCCTCTCAGGCTTGACATAAACCCAAAGACCCACCGGCAACCCGCTAAACTAGAAGTCCGTGAGTACTATTTTGTCCAGACTGCATGATCGCCCCAGGTGTTGCCGACTTTCTCGATGAATATGATGTGGTCGTCGTTGGTGGTGGCCACTCGGGCTGTGAGGCGGCCTTAGCCTCGGCGCGCCTGGGCTGTCGCACGCTGATGATTACCCTCAACCTCGACAAAATTGCCTGGCAGCCCTGCAACCCCGCCGTGGGCGGCCCGGCCAAATCGCAGCTCACCCACGAAGTCGATGCTTTAGGGGGCGAAATTGGCAAAATGGCC from Leptolyngbya subtilissima AS-A7 encodes the following:
- a CDS encoding TM0106 family RecB-like putative nuclease — translated: MIQWLTDDVLFHYQRCSRRAFLDLYGDRTQQTFPSDYLLKLRQDSFSHRERVLEDYYPLYRPEFPSGDWAAGAKATLDLMAEGVEAIRQGVLAAPSAMDGVQLVSQPDLLIKRPGWSCWGDWVYVPVDIKLGKKPKLDYQVVAAYHAYVLSRVQGVWPDTSCLSLRGGQTYHIDLARLVPKLQMVLNDCLRDLRSTATPELFISHSRCDLCHWFNHCYTEARATRHLSLLPGVTPARYELLKQHHLTTVAALALASPAHLAPLPGFGEQVAEKLVHQAQALIDNRAIPRSAPHAPHGFPLWPEDLPEGEVELYFDIEAAPDQNLIYLHGVLVVNHRTGDTNFHALLAENQHQERRAWNDFLDLVHTYPYAPIYHFCPYEAQAVRKLGQLYGTPHRRIETLLDRFFDIHKCITDGVTLPIESYALKHIARWMGFDWRDEGANGAQSICWYNAWTETGDRTYLDAILRYNEDDCRATYHIKDWLVKFAEPYWDQLYQTIG
- a CDS encoding aminotransferase class V-fold PLP-dependent enzyme, giving the protein MDSSAAVLDRLALHRQQFPALRGKQYFNYGGQGPMAQATLDAIFQAHQRIQEMGPFSGATNQWIMAEAAQTRAAIAAELGTTADTITLTEDVTVGCNIPLWGIAWNTGDHMLLSDCEHPGVIAAVQEICRRFGVTYSLCPLLETVNGGDPAAVVADHLQPNTRLLVISHILWNTGQVLPLERIVEVCRDCPNPVLVLVDAAQSVGALPLDLPAFGVDFYAFTGHKWWCGPAGLGGLYVRPEAMAQIAPTFIGWRGITTDAAANPTGWKPNGQRYEVATSNYPLLAGVRAAIAHQAEWGTAAQRYQRLVELSQRLWLQLQELPYLRPVRQTPPDSGLVSFWILENGEPSPAWHKRLVDELEGQNIFLRTLQAPNCVRACTHYLTLESEIDGLVAAIKSILSGLT
- a CDS encoding glycogen debranching protein encodes the protein MIWVNEQIDPSGIIYSCIACSDEAQAQDCYQSFLDNLSEEQRAAGWVAQIRTVESWDEVPVNALKLSY
- a CDS encoding RNA-binding S4 domain-containing protein, translated to MPSMDYIKLDQFLKQMQVVSTGGQAKLMIQDGEVSVNGEVETRRGRKLITGDRVSLDGQTWVVDLAALE
- a CDS encoding DUF6918 family protein, whose product is MGLSDILSDKAVKAQVVADCASLIDNQVASKGGFGGMALKTTYGVVKGMNSGYIPGAIGRMLPEVVASLEPMWTEGEQAGDPVAYLTQNQVRAADVILGVTDRRIAKTDNGVVRSSYTKLRKSVKGDVESAVPELAKIFGRYSVVVS